The Candidatus Desulfovibrio trichonymphae region CGCCCCGCCGCTGCAGCGACATAACGCCCGCCAGCGCACCCACGACAGCAAAGAATGCCGTGGAAAAACCCATGCTCACAACTGCCGTGCCGCGCCACACAACCGTCAGGGCATTGCCGGCCGTGCCGCCGAACATCGTCAGATAGACAGCCCTGCCAACGCCGATAAGACGCGCCAGAAACGACAAAAAAAGCGTGCCGCTCACAATATTGCCCGTCAGATGCAACAAATCCGCGTGCAGCGTAAGAGCGGTAATACTTCTGTATCACTGCCCGTAACCACGCGCCATCACTGTGTCCAGCGCGCCGACATTCAGCCAGCCGCTCGGATGCGGCAAAAAATCAGGCGCAGGGCACCAGCCCATACACATGCCGTACCAGCAACGGCAACAACAACAGCGCCGCCACGCTGACATGCATATACAGTGAAGGCGCGGACGGTTCGGCCGCCGCGCCTTCGGCGGCAAAATCCCTCAGTTCCCGCAGAGCGGCAGACTCCAAAAGCGGGGGCACGTACACATGCTCCCCCGTCAGGATATGCGGAATGCGACGGGCGTTGAGCGCCAGCAGCACGGCACGAAGCCGGTCTACGCCGCATCGTCCAACGGCTGTTGCGTCGCAGCCGCGCGGCTTCAGTAAAAAAGGCGTGACGCATTTGACAAAAAAATTCGGCAGCGAACTGACGGGCCAGTAGGACAGAACAAAAAGAGTCTGCCGCTTACGCCCACTTGCGCGCCAACGGTTTGATCACCGCGCCTGAACGCAAACAGCGAGTGCAGATCGTGAGAGTGCGCACACTGCCGTCCGGGAACTGATGGCGCACACGCTGCAAATTTGGGTTAAAGCGGCGTTTTGTCTTAATATTGGAATGGCTCACGAGATTGCCGACCTGAGGCTTTTTGCCGCAGAAATCGCATTTCTTGCTCATAATCTCCTCCATAACGTCAATTTGACTTGAGTGACGCCTTTGTCGCATAAAAAAATTATATAGCTGATGCGCGCCAACAAGGCAAGAATATTATCTTTGAAAGAGATTCACTTTCGCAATGGTTTGACACTACAAATTATCTCATAATCAAAATATTGGATCTCTATAAAAATTCCAGACTTTCCTGTTTGTTTCCTTCATTTAGGAAAAAATGGACGTTACAAATGAACAATGGGGATTGCTCGAACCTTTGCTTTCCACCATACCCAAATGTCCAAGAGGGCAAGGCGGCCAGTTGCCGATGATCCACGTTCCATTTTAAACGGAGTACTGCGGTATCCGCCATATCGGACATAACAAGATTGGTTCCAGCGATGGCGAAAAGAGAAAACATTAATACTCTGAAAGGGGGAGCTACGGGACAGAAAATTTTCGGGCATTTGCCGAAACCTGGGTAGTACGCTTAAGGGGCCTGTAAAAACATACTTTTTATTGCCTTTTGAAGGAATATGAGTTTTGTTTTAGCCACAAGGAAAGAGGACTGATACAAAATGGCGCTCAAAATACTCAAAAAAAATTCTCTCAGCTTGGCATGAGCCTTTCAAAAATATTTTAGTTTATAAATTAGCTAGTTATACTATCTTCTTCATTTTTAATAATCATCTCGGCGTGCGCTGGTCAAGAAAACGCAAAAAAGCATCCAGCGTGGTGCAGGGATGCGGCGGACAGCCCGGTATGAAAAGAGCCGGCCGGCACTGCGGCGGCGCACCCTGAATGCTGTCCGGCGCGGGCGGTGCGACGCGGCGGAACATGCCGCCGGAAATGGCACATGCCCCGACGGCGATAATCACTTTTGGGGCGGGCATGGCCGCATAGCAGTCAAGAAGCGCCGCGCGCATATTGCGGGGAGCAGGCCCGGTCAGCGCAATGGCATCCGCATGACGGGGCGAAGCAACAAAATCTATGCCGAACCGCCCCATATCGTACACCACGGTTCCCAGTACGTTGAGATCGGCCTCGCAGGCACCGCACCCGGCCGCTGTCACCTGGCGCAAACGAAACGAACGAGCAAAGGCGGCGGCAAGACTTGTTACAGACGTTATGGGCAGTTCAGGCAGGACATACAGGCGCTCATCGTCATCATCAGCCAAACCCGAGGATGCTCTCAAGCCTGCCCCCTGTCCACCGGGCTGCCTTGGCGAGGCATACGCGGCAGGCCGCACGACAAGGGCGTCGCGATCTGTGGAAGCCAGCCGCCAGTCTGTGGTGAAAACCAGCGCCCGTTGCGGACAGGCGCACGCGCACTCGCCGCAAAAGATGCACATGCCCATATCAAGAGCGGGCTTGGTGTTTTCAAAGCTTATCGCATGCCAAGGGCACGCTGCGACGCAGCTGCAGCACCCCCCCGCGGCAGCGCAGCGATCCGCATCAATAAAGGGACGCCCACGAAAACGCGGCGGCAGAGCAGGCAAAGAAGCCGGGAACGCTACTGTGCGCGTTTTCTGACGGAATCGTTCCAAAAAAATTTCAAACACGGTTCCATATGCCCTGTTTATAAATCATGGCCGCAGTAAGACAAATTGAAACTTTTGTTGCACAGGGGAAAATCAGAAATCTGCTGTCTTCGCAGGGCATAGGCAAGCCCGGCCCAGTTGTGGAACGAAGGGTCCACAATGGAGTAGGCAGCGAAATGACCAAATTCATCCGTCAGCGCCACATGACAGACTTCTCCCCGCCAGCCTTCCACCAGAGCAACCGCAATGTGTTTCGGCGCAAGCGCGTAAATTTTTTCCTGTTTTTCTGCGCGGCAACCGCCTGCAGGAAGATCTTTCAGGATATTTTGACACAGAGCGGCTGAAGCCAGCGCTTCGTCATACCGCAATGCAGTTCTGTCGCCCACATCGCCCCTGTCAGCCACGCATATTTTTTCCAGCGCGGGCAGGCACGGCAGCGGGTGGCTGCGCCGCGCGTCCCGCGCAAGGCCTGAAGCGCGCGCCGGTGGCCCCACCACTCCCAGAGAGGCCGCCACAGAGGCAGGAAGAACGCCGATACCTGTCAAACGGGCCATGACAGACGGGGAATTCCATATCAAACGCACTGCGCCCTGCACATCCCGCGCAGCCAGAACGACTTTGTCCGTCAGCACGTGCGCCAAAGCGGGATCAAGATCAAAAGCCGTCCCGCCCGAAACAAACAGCCCCCGGCTGAAGCGACTGCCGCAGAGCATGGCGCTCATGTTCAGCCAATCTCCCCGCAGCCTCCCGCAAAAAGCCGACGTGGGCAAAAAGCCGACGTCTCCGGCAATGGCGCCTATATCGCCCGTATGGCAGGCAAGACGTTCCAACTCCAAGGCGAGAGCACGGATATGCTGCCCACGCGGTGAGGGCAACGTTTCTGAAAGGCCTTCCAGCAGTGTGCAACAGGCAAAAGCGTGCGCCGCCGTGCTGTCGCCCGCCACTGTTTCTATAAGCGGCAGGATGCGGGCGAGCGGCCCGCCCGTCAGCATGGCCTCAACACCGCGGTGATGATAGCCTAGCGAAATTTCCAGATACAGCACTTCCTCGCCCAGACATTGAAAACGAAAATGCCCGCACTCAATGACCCCGGCATGGATAGGCCCGACGGCAACTTCATGCACCTCGTCGCCGTCAATCCGATAAAAATTCATCTCGCCGACGCCGGGACCGGCGGGGTTGTCAAAACGCACCGGTTTGAGCCAGGGATGGCCTTCAGGCAAAATGGCGAATTTTTCGTAAAGAACGCGTTCAAAAAGGTGCAGCGCGGCAATGTCGGGCGTCAACGAAGGATAGCTGCTCCCAATCTCTGTACGCGCCGCCAGAAGCAGACCGGCGACGTCATCGGCCAGCACGGCATAGAGCAAAAACAGGGGGGGGGGCCGTGCGCAGTGCGGAAGCGCTCTCGCGCGGCACGGCAAAAAATGCGACAGCCCGACAGCCGGCGCCAATCTGTTCAGAAAGCCACTGGCTGAAACGCGCAAAACTCATTGCCGGAAGAGCGGCGAGCGGGGCGGCGCGGCCGTTGCGCAAACACAAGGCGTCAGGACAGATGCCGCCTTTTGGCAGCTGCCCCGCCGTCGGCACAATCTCGCCCACTGAAGTAATATGAGGCTTGTTCGTGAACGAGGAGCGCGTCATGGCTGTTTTGTTGCCTTCGAATGGTATTGCAAAATATTATGGATGAAAAGCCAAAGCCGCAGCCTTGTCAAGAGACTCGCGCAGCCATTCTGGCATATACAGGCCGAGCGCTAGGGCCAAAACAAGAAGACAGGCCGAAGGCAGCACAAAAAGCAGATTTTCTCTCCCCTTTGCCGTACGGTCATGCGGCATGCCGCCTCGGCACATGTGCAGTGTGGGAGTAATCATGCCAACAAAAATAACGCCCAGCAGCGTCAGATAGGCAGCGGGCAAAAGCAGTCCCCCGTTCAGAAGTCCCTGGAGCACGAAAAATTCGCTGATAAAGACGACAAAAGGCGGCGTGCCGGTAATGGCGATAATGCCGGTCAGCCACAGGGCTGATGTCATGGGCAGACTTTGCGCCATACCGGAAACATCGTGACTCGACTTGGTGTGGTAGCGCGCCAGAATATTGCCCGCCAGCAAAAAAAGCGCCGCCTTGATCAGAGAATGGCCGGCCATGTGCAATAGGCCGCCTCGCCCTGCGGCAATCCCGACGCCCAGCGCAATAAGCAGAATGCCCATGTGCTCCACGCTGGAATAGGCCAGCATCCGCTTGAAATCGCCCAAATTTACGATAAAGAGGGCGGCAACCAGCATTGACAAAAAACCGAAGGCCAGAAGCAGCGTTGAGGTGAATGCCGCAAGACCGACAGAAAGCGCCACTTCCTGTGCCCGGAAAATGCCGAGGAAAGCGCAGTTGAGCAACGCGCCTGACAGCAGAGCAGACACCAGAGACGGCGCTTCACTGTGTGCGTCCGGCAGCCAGGTGTGCATGGGCGCTATGCCCATTTTCGCGCCATAGCCGACGAGCAGAAACACAAAAGCGGCCTTGAACCAAGCGGGGTGCACGTGCCCGCCCCCTTGTGACAGAGAACTGACGGACATGTCAACAACATGCCTTGCCTCACTCTGCATGGCAATATCCAGCAGCAGGTTGCCGATAAGCGCGAAGCCGATGCCCACAGAGCAGATGAGCAGATATTTCCATGTCGCCTCCAGAGAACGCCTGTGACGATGAAAAGAGATAAGGGGGGCACTGACCACTGTCGTTGTTTCAATGCCGACCCAGAGCAGGCCCACATGCCGCGTTGACGCGGCCAGAACGGATGCAGCCAGAAAAAGCAGCATACAGCCTGTAAACGTGGCTTCCGGAGCGTTGGAAAAATGGAGCCCCTGATGAAAATCTGTCCGCGCGCCGGGATCTTCCGATTCCAGGTAGGGCACGGCATAGAGCGAAGCCGCGAAAAACAGCGCGCAGGTCAAACTCAGCACCAGACGTCCCATGGCGTCAAGACAAAGCAGCTCGCCGCCCAATGAAGCCGGTTCCACAAACCAGCACGCCGCGGCAAGCGTCAGTTCAACCGTGGCCGTCACGAGCAAAAGCGCGCGCCGCGAATGGTCTGCCGGAACAAACCAAGACAACAGGGCCGCACACAAAGGCAGCAGCAGCAGTACAGGCAAAAGAAGGGAAGCAATGGACACGTCAGTCCCGCAGCGAGGCAAAGCACTCCACGTCTGTGGAATCAAAAGCCCGGTTGATATGGGTCAAGGCAACGCCCATGACAAAGGCGGCCACAAGAATGTCCATCAGTATGGAAAACTCCAGCCAGAGAGCGCTTTCCTGCGCCATAGGTGCCCCAAGAAGGTAGATGCCGTTTTCCATGACAAGATAGCCGAATATTTGCGCCAGCGCTATGCGCCGCGAAGTAATAAGCAGAAGGCCTGAAAAAATAGTGGCAAAAGCCGTTGGAAATACATGTGAAAACAAATGGTTAGCTGCAATTCCCAAGCGTGAGTTCAGCCAGAGCGAAAAAGCGAATGCGGCAAGTCCCAGCAGTACCGACGCTGTGTTGCCTAAATAGGACGCGCCGGGCGCACGGGGATGCAATTTCTTATAAGTGTGCCATAACAGCAGAGGCAACATGCCCCCCTTGATAACAAAAAACACTGCAACAGCAACGGCAAACCAGGGCGTCATGCCGTCACCTGCGGCAAATACAGGCATAAATCCGAGGATAACGCCCTGCAGTGCGATAAGGCGGATGCACAGGCGGCTGCGTTCAGCCCCGAGCAAACAGAAGTCGCTGATGATGACAAGCCCGAGAAGCATCTCCAGCACGTTCCCGGCAACGGGCAGAACGGTCATGCCTGCCTCCACAGCGCAAGCGCGGCAAGACCGGCAAAGGCCCCGGCCATGGCCAGAACCTGGGGAACGCGCTCCATGCGCAACCGTGCCATCAGGGATTCCATCAGACCCACAAGCACGCCGACACCCAAGGTCGCAAGCAGGGTTATGCCCCAGCAGGCGGCAAGACCGGCAAGACCATGCGGCCCCAACGACCCTCCGTCCTCAAACAGGGGCACGGACGGCAGAGGCAGAACAAGACCGGCAATGAGCAGGCTGAATATCCACAGCCTGAGTGCGGCGGCATATTCCAGAAAGGCCAAATCCGGTCCGCTGTGGTCCAGAATCATCACTTCATGTATCATGGTAAGTTCCAGATGGGTATTGGGATCATCCACGGGGATGCGGCTGTTCTCTTGCAGCAGCAGCAGAAACAGGGCGAAGGCGAGCATGAGGTAGAACATCCAGTACCCTTGGATGGCGGCTGGGCCGGCCGTGACAGTTGTCATGCCCGACAGGGTAAGGCTGTGTGCCTGCCGGCACAGCAGCAGGAGGCAAAACAAAAAAATGGGTTCAGCCAGCGCAGAAAACAGGGCATCCCGCGCCGCGCCCATGCCTTCAAAGGCGCTGCCCGTGTCCAGAGCGGCAAGAATCAAAAAAAAACGCGACATGGCAAACAAACCGGCAAGCAGAACAAAATCTCCGGAAAAATTCGCAGGCGCAGCCACGGGCCAAAAAGGCAACACAGTCAGAGCAGCTACGGCCGATGTCAGACACGCCGCAGGCGCAGCCTTGAAAAAATATGTAGTGACGCACGGATAAACCGGGCTTTTGCCCATGAGCCGGCACAAGTCAAAATAAAGTTGCAGCAGGGGGCTGCCTTTTCTGCCGCCCATCAGGGCCTTGACCCTGTTGATGCAACCGGGCAGCAGAGGCGCCAACAGGAGGGAAAGAACCATGCCGCCCAGGGCAACAATCATCTGCGACGTCATGCCCACCCCAAAGCCCAGGTCAGGGTCGCCACAAGGGCAATGAAAATATACAGGATATACAGATTTACAAGACCTGTTTGCAAATTTTTCGCGGCTTCGGCCACAGCGGCGACAGGCCGGAACAAAAGGCTACTCCACAGTTCCATCGGCCAATCAGGGCTTGTCATAACCGCATTCTCCGGACCAGGAAAAAGACCCTGCATTTTCGGCGTCACAGTCCGCGTCCGCGCAAGCGGGTGCAGCAGCATTGCGAACGTGCGCGCAAAAGCGCCGCCCGTGTATTGCATGCGGGCCGTCGGTCGACAATAGCCGCAAGACCAGGTCACGCCTTCGGCAAAGCCGTTCTTGCCCACAGCCCGTCCGCGCGCCAGATTCACAAGAGCAAACAACACAAGCAGAACCGCCCCTAAGGCCGCGTACCACGCAAGCACCGTAGCGGCGGCCTCCATACCCTCCGCGCAGGCTGCGAGGGGAATGCCGAGACCTGACGCGAACCAGACAAGAAAAGGCGAGAGCGCTTTCAGGAGCAGCGGCCCGGCAAAGCCAGCGCAAAGACACAACAGCGCCAACAACAACATGGCTGCCTTAAACAGCGTTTCCGGCTCACGCGCTTGGTAGCTTTGCGCACTCTTGGGCGCGCCGAGAAAAGCCAGGCCGTACGCTTGGGTAAAGGCAAAAAGAGCCATGCCGGCAATAGCGCCAAGCACAAAAAAAGCGCCCCAGAACAGCAGAGCTGTTTCCGTATTGCCTGCGGCTTTGCTGCCGACTGCAAAGCCCGTGTAGAGAAGCAGCTCGCTCATAAAGCCGTTTAAAGGGGGAATGCCGGCAATGGCGGCGCTGCCTAAGGCAAAGCACCCGCCCGTGAAGGGAATGCGTTTGTGAAGTCCGCCCAGACGCTGGATAAGCATGGTGTGCGTATGTTCCTTCACCGCGTTGGCTGCGAGGAAAAGCAGGCTTTTAAAAAGCGAGTGGTTCCAGATGTGCAAAAAAACGCCGGTCAGCAGCAGCGCAGCGGCTGAAGAGCCGATGCTGTACGCCAGCAGTGCGCCGCCCAGGGCAAGACAGATGATTCCCATGTTTTCCGCGCTGGAATAGGCCAGCGTGCGCTTTATGTCAGACTGGACAAGGCCCAGCAAAATGCCGGTCACGCCGGAAAGAACGCCCGCGCCCATCAGCGCGTATGCCCACCAGGTTTCCGGCGGTCCGGCAAGCAGCAGCACGCGCAAGATGCCGTACAGTCCAACATTGAGCATGGCCCCGGAGAGCAGCACCGCCACATGCCCAGGGGCGGAGGAATGCGCTTCAGGCATCCAGACATGCAGCGGGACGAGACCCGCTTTCAGGCCAAAACCCACCAGAGCCAGTATGAAATACAGACCCGGGTGACTCCACGCACCGCGCGCGGCAAAAAGAACAAAATCTGTTCCGCCGGCCTCTGCCCCCATACCCGCAAAAAGCAGCAGCAGAGGCAGCACGCCGAGGTGCGCCGCCGTCAGATACACCCATACCGCAAAACGCTCGTTCGCGTCCCTGTCCAACGGGCTGATGAGAAAAAAAGGCATGAGCGACATGATTTCCCAGGAAATGAGAAACAAAACGGCGTCCGCGGCCGTGATCGTCATCACCATGCCGGCGATGAGAAAACAGAAAAAAAAGCAATGCCTGCCCACGGCAAGACGCGCGCCCGTTTCGGCTGCCTCGACGGCTAGGGATTTCAGGCGGCCCGGCAAAAGCGCCCCGCCGATGAGAGCCAACAGAAAAACCGGAGGCAGAAAAACTGAGGAGAGACGATCTACGCAAAAAAGACATTCTCCAAGCGGCAAAGGCAAGGGAAAACTGACGCGCAACGTTGCTCCGGACAACAAAAGGTACAGGGAAAGGCACAGCCCCACAGCCCCGGCAGTCACACAGGCGCAGGCCGCCGTCGCCGCAGCCGCGCGGCCCGTAGCCAGAGAACAGAAAGCTCCCCCGACAAGAAGCGCGAGAACAGCACAGAAAAAATACAACGTCAACATGAAGAGTCGCGGCGCATTTTCAATCTTTTGGACGATTGTCCACAATGCGTACCGCCTTGCCCTTTAATCGCACAAGGGAATGCGGTTCCAACAGACGCACCTTGGCTGTGACAGCCAAAAATTCCTTAATGCGTTTTTGCAAACGGCTTTCGAGCGGCGTGACGCCGATTTCGTCAAAGCGGTTGCGGTAAAAAGACACGTTCGTGTACGCGCGGGAACAGAAATACTGCAGACGTCGCAACGGCATTGCATCCCGTTCCTCGCGGGGCAGTGTTTCCAATTTGTTGAAGAGCACGGCGGACTCCTTGATAACGGCAAAAAGAAGACCCGAAAAACGACCGTGTTAGGTATGCCGCAGTATGGCAACGCGGTCAATATGCGACGAATGTTTTGGAGATTTTGAATATGGCTTATACTACCATACTC contains the following coding sequences:
- a CDS encoding hydrogenase large subunit, with the translated sequence MLADDVAGLLLAARTEIGSSYPSLTPDIAALHLFERVLYEKFAILPEGHPWLKPVRFDNPAGPGVGEMNFYRIDGDEVHEVAVGPIHAGVIECGHFRFQCLGEEVLYLEISLGYHHRGVEAMLTGGPLARILPLIETVAGDSTAAHAFACCTLLEGLSETLPSPRGQHIRALALELERLACHTGDIGAIAGDVGFLPTSAFCGRLRGDWLNMSAMLCGSRFSRGLFVSGGTAFDLDPALAHVLTDKVVLAARDVQGAVRLIWNSPSVMARLTGIGVLPASVAASLGVVGPPARASGLARDARRSHPLPCLPALEKICVADRGDVGDRTALRYDEALASAALCQNILKDLPAGGCRAEKQEKIYALAPKHIAVALVEGWRGEVCHVALTDEFGHFAAYSIVDPSFHNWAGLAYALRRQQISDFPLCNKSFNLSYCGHDL
- a CDS encoding respiratory chain complex I subunit 1 family protein: MTSQMIVALGGMVLSLLLAPLLPGCINRVKALMGGRKGSPLLQLYFDLCRLMGKSPVYPCVTTYFFKAAPAACLTSAVAALTVLPFWPVAAPANFSGDFVLLAGLFAMSRFFLILAALDTGSAFEGMGAARDALFSALAEPIFLFCLLLLCRQAHSLTLSGMTTVTAGPAAIQGYWMFYLMLAFALFLLLLQENSRIPVDDPNTHLELTMIHEVMILDHSGPDLAFLEYAAALRLWIFSLLIAGLVLPLPSVPLFEDGGSLGPHGLAGLAACWGITLLATLGVGVLVGLMESLMARLRMERVPQVLAMAGAFAGLAALALWRQA
- a CDS encoding hydrogenase-4 component E — its product is MTVLPVAGNVLEMLLGLVIISDFCLLGAERSRLCIRLIALQGVILGFMPVFAAGDGMTPWFAVAVAVFFVIKGGMLPLLLWHTYKKLHPRAPGASYLGNTASVLLGLAAFAFSLWLNSRLGIAANHLFSHVFPTAFATIFSGLLLITSRRIALAQIFGYLVMENGIYLLGAPMAQESALWLEFSILMDILVAAFVMGVALTHINRAFDSTDVECFASLRD
- a CDS encoding proton-conducting transporter transmembrane domain-containing protein — its product is MLTLYFFCAVLALLVGGAFCSLATGRAAAATAACACVTAGAVGLCLSLYLLLSGATLRVSFPLPLPLGECLFCVDRLSSVFLPPVFLLALIGGALLPGRLKSLAVEAAETGARLAVGRHCFFFCFLIAGMVMTITAADAVLFLISWEIMSLMPFFLISPLDRDANERFAVWVYLTAAHLGVLPLLLLFAGMGAEAGGTDFVLFAARGAWSHPGLYFILALVGFGLKAGLVPLHVWMPEAHSSAPGHVAVLLSGAMLNVGLYGILRVLLLAGPPETWWAYALMGAGVLSGVTGILLGLVQSDIKRTLAYSSAENMGIICLALGGALLAYSIGSSAAALLLTGVFLHIWNHSLFKSLLFLAANAVKEHTHTMLIQRLGGLHKRIPFTGGCFALGSAAIAGIPPLNGFMSELLLYTGFAVGSKAAGNTETALLFWGAFFVLGAIAGMALFAFTQAYGLAFLGAPKSAQSYQAREPETLFKAAMLLLALLCLCAGFAGPLLLKALSPFLVWFASGLGIPLAACAEGMEAAATVLAWYAALGAVLLVLFALVNLARGRAVGKNGFAEGVTWSCGYCRPTARMQYTGGAFARTFAMLLHPLARTRTVTPKMQGLFPGPENAVMTSPDWPMELWSSLLFRPVAAVAEAAKNLQTGLVNLYILYIFIALVATLTWALGWA
- a CDS encoding acyl-CoA synthetase family protein; this translates as MLFNKLETLPREERDAMPLRRLQYFCSRAYTNVSFYRNRFDEIGVTPLESRLQKRIKEFLAVTAKVRLLEPHSLVRLKGKAVRIVDNRPKD
- a CDS encoding proton-conducting transporter transmembrane domain-containing protein, with protein sequence MSIASLLLPVLLLLPLCAALLSWFVPADHSRRALLLVTATVELTLAAACWFVEPASLGGELLCLDAMGRLVLSLTCALFFAASLYAVPYLESEDPGARTDFHQGLHFSNAPEATFTGCMLLFLAASVLAASTRHVGLLWVGIETTTVVSAPLISFHRHRRSLEATWKYLLICSVGIGFALIGNLLLDIAMQSEARHVVDMSVSSLSQGGGHVHPAWFKAAFVFLLVGYGAKMGIAPMHTWLPDAHSEAPSLVSALLSGALLNCAFLGIFRAQEVALSVGLAAFTSTLLLAFGFLSMLVAALFIVNLGDFKRMLAYSSVEHMGILLIALGVGIAAGRGGLLHMAGHSLIKAALFLLAGNILARYHTKSSHDVSGMAQSLPMTSALWLTGIIAITGTPPFVVFISEFFVLQGLLNGGLLLPAAYLTLLGVIFVGMITPTLHMCRGGMPHDRTAKGRENLLFVLPSACLLVLALALGLYMPEWLRESLDKAAALAFHP
- a CDS encoding NADH-quinone oxidoreductase subunit B family protein — protein: MFEIFLERFRQKTRTVAFPASLPALPPRFRGRPFIDADRCAAAGGCCSCVAACPWHAISFENTKPALDMGMCIFCGECACACPQRALVFTTDWRLASTDRDALVVRPAAYASPRQPGGQGAGLRASSGLADDDDERLYVLPELPITSVTSLAAAFARSFRLRQVTAAGCGACEADLNVLGTVVYDMGRFGIDFVASPRHADAIALTGPAPRNMRAALLDCYAAMPAPKVIIAVGACAISGGMFRRVAPPAPDSIQGAPPQCRPALFIPGCPPHPCTTLDAFLRFLDQRTPR
- the rpmB gene encoding 50S ribosomal protein L28, which translates into the protein MSKKCDFCGKKPQVGNLVSHSNIKTKRRFNPNLQRVRHQFPDGSVRTLTICTRCLRSGAVIKPLARKWA